In one window of Balearica regulorum gibbericeps isolate bBalReg1 chromosome 29, bBalReg1.pri, whole genome shotgun sequence DNA:
- the INPP1 gene encoding inositol polyphosphate 1-phosphatase — protein sequence MAGLLQALVGASEKAAHIARLCRQEEPLFQLLVAEKTGADKNRRFLQDFKTLADVLIQEVIKHDLGKEFPELKGHIHGEESNEFRNGQGEMVAVGVCTTPGETAALLLSVLEPERAAAELLAAAVHRDVALGDAELAGVALSIPPQDLAIWIDPIDSTNEYIGGREDVAPIDGIAPAGLRSALVLIGAYDRHTGCPVLGVINEPFFHRDPLTHRWQGRYHWGVAYGDTRLCSLSPPPLRPTPCVVLSRAEGAAVRAALGPLCGDRLRFAAGAGYKMLCVILGLADVYVLSEGSTFAWDACAPHAILRALGGGTVALAAALQARRVGDAGPPPELVYNRPAEEAAGVERWANRGGLVAYVHPQHLESMLAALAAVPGL from the exons ATGGCGGGGCTGCTGCAGGCCCTGGTGGGTGCCTCGGAGAAGGCGGCGCACATCGCCCGGCTGTGCCGGCAAGAGGAGcccctcttccagctgctggtggCCGAGAAGACGGGGGCCGACAAGAacaggaggttcctgcaggaTTTCAAGACGCTGGCGGACGTCCTCATCCAGGAGGTCATCAAGCACGACCTGGGGAAGGAG ttCCCCGAGCTGAAGGGCCACATCCACGGTGAGGAGTCCAACGAGTTCAGGAATGGGCAGG gggagaTGGTGGCAGTGGGGGTCTGCACCACGCCGGGAGAGACCGCGGCCCTGCTGCTCTCCGTGCTGGAGCCCGAGCGGGCGGCTGCCGAGCTGCTGGCGGCTGCTGTGCACCGGGACGTGGCGCTGGGGGACGCGGAGCTGGCCGGCGTGGCGCTCAGCATCCCCCCCCAGGACCTGGCCATCTGGATAGACCCCATCG ACTCCACCAACGAATACATCGGCGGGCGCGAGGACGTGGCCCCCATCGACGGCATCGCCCCGGCGGGGCTGCGCTCAGCGCTGGTGCTCATCGGGGCCTACGACCGGCACACGGGCTGCCCCGTGCTGGGCGTCATCAACGAGCCCTTCTTCCACCGGGACCCCCTGACCCACAG GTGGCAGGGGAGGTACCACTGGGGCGTCGCGTACGGCGACACGCGGCTGTGCTCGCTGAGCCCCCCGCCTCTGCGCCCCACGCCCTGCGTGGTGCTGAGCCGGGCGGAGGGGGCTGCGGTGCGGGCGGCCCTGGGTCCCCTCTGCGGTGACCGTCTGCGCTTCGCCGCCGGCGCCGGCTACAAGATGCTCTGCGTCATCCTGGGGCTGGCGGACGTCTACGTCCTCTCCGAGGGCAGCACCTTCGCCTGGGACGCCTGTGCCCCCCACGCCATCCTGCGCGCCCTGGGTGGGGGCACAGTGGCCCTGGCAGCGGCCCTGCAGGCGCGGCGGGTGGGCGACGCCGGGCCCCCACCTGAGCTGGTCTACAACCGTCCGGCGGAGGAGGCAGCGGGGGTCGAGCGCTGGGCAAACCGGGGCGGCCTCGTGGCCTacgtgcacccccagcacctGGAGTCCATGCTGGCCGCGCTGGCCGCCGTGCCGGGGCTCTGA
- the GDF11 gene encoding growth/differentiation factor 11, producing the protein MAPVLLWLLALVVAAGGSVEAQPPASEPACPVCLWRRHSKELRLESIKSQILSKLRLKEAPNITREVVKQLLPKAPPLQQLLDLHDFQGDSLQHDEYLEEDEYHATTETVISMAQETDPVVQIEGNPHCCFFNFSPKIMFTKVVKAQLWVYLRPVQHTSTVYLQILRLKPVTEEGSRHIRIRSLKIDLNSRIGHWQSIDFKHVLQNWFKQPQNNWGIEINAFDPNGNDLAVTSLGPGAEGLHPFMELRVLENNKRSRRNLGLDCDEHSTESRCCRYPLTVDFEAFGWDWIIAPKRYKANYCSGQCEYMFMQKYPHTHLVQQANPRGSAGPCCTPTKMSPINMLYFNDKQQIIYGKIPGMVVDRCGCS; encoded by the exons ATGGCCCCGGTATTGCTGTGGTTGCTGGCGTTGGTGGTGGCGGCGGGGGGGTCGGTGGAAGCGCAGCCCCCCGCCTCCGAGCCCGCCTGCCCCGTGTGTCTTTGGCGGCGGCACAGCAAGGAGCTGCGGCTGGAGAGCATCAAGTCGCAGATCCTGAGCAAGCTGCGGCTGAAGGAAGCGCCCAACATCACCCGGGAGGTGGtgaagcagctgctgcccaAGGCCCCgccgctccagcagctcctcgACCTCCACGACTTCCAGGGGGACTCGCTGCAGCACGACGAGTACCTGGAGGAGGACGAGTACCACGCCACCACCGAGACCGTCATCAGCATGGCCCAGGAAA cGGACCCCGTGGTGCAGATCGAGGGCAACCCCCATTGCTGCTTCTTCAACTTCAGCCCCAAGATCATGTTCACCAAGGTGGTGAAGGCGCAGCTGTGGGTGTACCTGCGGCCGGTGCAGCACACCTCCACCGTCTACCTGCAGATCCTCCGCCTGAAGCCGGTGACGGAGGAAGGCAGCCGCCACATCCGCATCCGCTCCCTGAAGATCGACCTTAATTCCCGCATCGGGCACTGGCAGAGCATCGACTTCAAGCACGTGCTGCAGAACTGGTTCAAGCAGCCGCAGAACAACTGGGGCATCGAAATCAACGCCTTCGACCCCAACGGCAACGATTTGGCCGTCACCTCGTTGGGACCCGGGGCCGAAGGGCTG caccccttcATGGAGCTGCGGGTGCTGGAGAACAACAAACGCTCGCGGCGGAACCTGGGGCTGGACTGCGACGAGCACTCGACCGAGTCGCGCTGCTGCCGGTACCCCCTCACCGTCGACTTCGAGGCCTTCGGCTGGGACTGGATTATCGCTCCCAAGAGATACAAAGCCAACTACTGCTCGGGGCAGTGCGAGTACATGTTCATGCAGAAGTACCCCCACACCCACCTGGTGCAACAGGCCAACCcccggggctcggcggggcccTGCTGCACCCCCACCAAGATGTCCCCCATCAACATGCTTTACTTCAACGACAAACAGCAGATCATCTACGGCAAGATCCCAGGCATGGTGGTTGACAGATGCGGATGCTCTTAG